The genomic DNA TGTAGCGATTCCTTGGGGCTGTCGCGGCTCTGTGCTCTGCGCCTGTGGCAGGGACCCTCttgtctgttttcttcttccctcccacaTGGGTGTCGTCTTTGAAGTCTGGAGGAGGATTTGCAAAGGGAGGTGGGCTGTTGTAGCTCTTGTTTTACTTAAAACGTAAGAAACCGTGTGCACGAAAATATTAAAAACCTTAGGTTTGTAAAATCATCGCTCCAAAGTTGAATGGTGAATAGCTGCGGCGTTCTGGGTTTTGGTTTTTGAAGTGCAGAAGGTGAGCGCGCAGCCGGGGGGGAGCGGCGCGCGCCCGGAGTGCCGGGCTCGGGGGGGATCAGCCTCCGAGCTGCTCCGGCGGCGAATCCAAATCAGAAAGTGCTTGGAGCTTTCTAGGGGAACCTCAGCTCCTCGCCCAGACGTGATAGCACCTCCGTCTCCTCCATTTGGCCGGATTGCGAAGCTCTTGCTTCTGGTGATGGCAATTTTAGACAGGCCTGTGAGAAAGCTGAGTCCGAGGCCAGGTGCAGAACGgggagaggaaagcaggctgcgGGGCGGCTCGCGCGGCCGAGCCCTGGGAAGGGAACGGTCTTGCAGCGAAGCGGTGGTCGTGAGATGAACTGTGTCGTTCTTGCGCTCCCATACCCACGAGGGGGCTAAATTAGCATGAGGCAGCCTTTCTCCTGGCACTTCCAAGAGCTTGCCTTTGCTCTTTGCTGTTCTCTTAGCACGATTTTTTGGCTATAAATAGATATGCGTGTTCCTCCGCCTGTATGATTAATATCAGTGCTAGACTGAAGTATCGGTTGTGATTAATTTTGGTCACAGGTGCCCCTTTTCGATGCTCCAAGTGAAGGTAACTGATTAAGCTCCCACGACGCTATCAGCAGCATACTTAAGGAGCCATGCACATTTGCTGGGAAACTTCAAAACagtttctgcttaaaaatagcCTGCTTGCACGTGataaaatgtttcattctgtATTCTTCAGAGGTTTGTTTGAGAAGGAGAGCCGCTGTTACTGTGGAGATCTGCTGTTTGGCTTCTCTCGGAAATCGGGGCCTGTTTGCGGTGGCAGAGCTGCTTGCTTTGGAAAGCAGGCAGAAAATATTTGTTAGGTCTGTGTGGGGGATGTTTCAGAGGAACGTCTCTAGTTCCGAACTCCTTTCTGACTCGAGCAGCAGCGTTCCTCTTGCGGAGGAGTAGGAGAGGGGATAGGATTTGAGATCTGACTTCCACAAGCAATTCTCTTAATTTCATACCCAAAACTTTGCCTTTTGATTTCCCAGAGCTACGTCAGTTCTAGCAGATGATTTGTCTGTGGCACGTTGCGCTACCAGAGGGAAAAGTGGGATGGATTTACCTACCAAGTATTTGGGGTTacgaggcagagctgcaggttTCTGGTGCAAAGAGTCTTTGTCATGTGGACCCTGCTGCGCCGCTTGGGAGCTGGTCGGGGGACAGTCGTGCTGGCCATCAGGGCTATGGGCACCTTGACACGTTGGCAGCTATGGCTTGTGTGGCGGGAggatatttttcactgtttttaattcTCTCCGTAGAGACGATATCCGCGTTACGAGTGTCTGTTTGCTTGCAGGCTGGACAGCGTTGCATGAGGCGTGTAACCGGGGTTACTATGACGTTGCAAAGCAGTTGCTTGCTGCAGGCGCCGAAGTCAACACAAAGGGGTTGGACGACGACACGCCGCTGCACGATGCAGCGAATAACGGGCACTTCAAGGTTGGTTTTTGCTGGATTTCATGACTGGCTTTTAATGAGAATTTCCCTGCCCCAGTGCTGTTAAATGTTTTGCTtggtgtttccctttgcaggagAATAGATCGTTTTTCTGCCGGGGCAGGGAAGAGAGGCAGCCCtagttcttctcccttctttcctgccCAAATTAATTCATGTTGCcgttttttgtctcctttcttaTCAGTGACTCTTAGTGTCATTAAGGCCTGTCCTGTGGCCTGAGGACAGGCTGCTCTGTAGGTTGAGGGCATCCTCCTGTTTCTCGTATATCTGAAAGCTCTGCAAAAAGCCTGGAACTGAAACATCTTTATGAGCGTCTTCATCTTCAAATCtcaatttctgttttcaggtGGTGAAATTGTTGTTACATTATGGAGGGAATCCTCATCAAAGCAACAGGAAGGGAGAGACACCTTTAAAAGTAGCTAATTCCCCCACCATGGTGAATCTACTCCTGGGAAAGACCACGTATCCCTCTAGTGAAGAGAGCTCAACAGGTGAGATTGACCTTTATGTGAACATGGGAGTGATGTTTGTGGCCTGCAGCTGTCTGTTAATACAGAGACGTTAAGAGGACAGTGAAGTTAGACTGTTGTCAGAATATCTGCACGCTGCTGTCACGGTCAGGAGTCCATCTGTAGCTGTAACTCTCAAATTCAGACAACATAACTACCAGCCTTTAGCTCCGGGAGCTCTAGCTGTTTGCCCTGGAAGCCTACGTTGAGATCACTTGCCTGGTGCAATCGAGATGTAGGATTGGAAGCCAATTGCAGGTAAATGGATGTCTTACCTTTAAAATGTCGGTAATGTTCCAGCTTGTTCATAGAAAGGAAGAAGTTTGAGTGCACGTGTTGTGTATTTCTGTCCCTTCCCAGCTAGGGAGGCAAGGAGCTCTGCTGTCCCAGTGCTGACGTTTTCAGGTTGTGCTCCTGGGCTAGTAGGGTGCACTGCCAGAGCCTGCCCCGCAAGTGCCACCACCGTGGCTGTACTAGATGGGAAAGGTTGCAGCTTTTAAGTAGTTCTAATTGGAGAAAACATTTGAGTCTTATGGGGAGCCTTGGCCTGCCACTCTCTTTTGTTAAAAATTTTTTCTCTTGATACACCCCAGACGTTGTTTTCAGGAACATCCCTCGTAGGTTTGAGACCGAACAATTGTTCCTTTCTGAAGGATCTTCCAACTTGCATTCTGAGTTTTTAGCTGCAGGCTTAGCAAAGGCTGGGTGAGGCAAAGGGGCGGCAGGGCTGTTCCCGAGGGTTTGAGGACTCTGCAGCAGATTGTGATGATGTTACTCCCCAGTGCCCCTCGGAGGCCTAACGCAttgttctcttctctctgcagagaCCTCAGAAGAGGAGGACGCCCCTTCCTTCGCTCCCTCCAGCTCTGTTGATGGCAATAACACAGACTCAGAGTTTGAGAAGGGTTTGAAGCACAAGCCCAAGGCCCAGGAGCCGCCCAAGACCATCACCCCAGTGAAGGATGAGTATGAATTTGATGAGGACGATGAACAGGACCGGGTACCGCCAGTTGATGACAAACATTTGCTGAAAAAGGATTACAGAAAAGAGACTAAAGCAAACAGTTTCATTTCCATACCCAAAATGGAAGTGAAAACTTATACTAAAAATAACACAATTACACCAAAGAAAGCTGCCCACCGCATCCTATCGGACAGCTCGGACGAGGAGGAGACTAGCGTTGCTGTGGGGACTGCGGAGAAGCTGCGACTCTCGACTCACACGATATTGCCCAGCAGCAAGATCCGGGAGCCCGCCAGCACGAAGCcgcagaaggagaaaagcaaagtaaaaaagaaGCGGAAGAAGGAGACTAAAAGCAAAGAGGTTCGATTTGgcaaaaaaaatgacaaattttgTTCCTCTGAATCAGAGAGTGAAAACGTGGAGAGTGAGGAGGATGATAGAGACTCTCTTCAGAGCTCTAGCTGTGTAAAGGACTCCAGGCTAGTGCTAAAGGAATCCTCCTTGTTTAACTCTCTGTCTGCCTCATCGACCTCTTCTCATGGGAGTTTAGCATCCCAAAAACATAATCCTAATCTTACAGAACAGCACTCCAAGCACTGGAGGACGGACAATTGGAAAACCATATCTTCTCCAGCTTGGTCAGATGTCAGTTCCTTATCGGACTCCACAAGGACGAGACTGACAAGCGAGTCAGACTACTCGTCTGAGGATTCGAGCTTAGAGTCGCTAAAGCCAGTCAGGAAGAAACcagagcacaaaaagaaaaacaacccacacAACACCGTTCCTGAGAAAAAGAATTCATTCCATACCAATGTGGATGGAGCAATTCCAAAGCTGGACAAGGAGGGGAAGGTTgttaaaaagcataaaacaaaacacaaacataaaAACAAGGAGAAGGGGCAGTGTCCCATCAGCCAAGacattaaaataatcaaaaccttttcttttgaGTTTGAGGACTCTAAACAAAAGCCTGAGAAAGGCTTGATAGTAGAGACAGAAAATCCAGTCGAAAATAAACTGAAAGTGTTAAAGCATGAGCGAGAACACtgtaagaaggaagaaaagctccCCAAAGGTAAAGTGGAGGAGAAAGAATGGTTGTTTAAAGATGAGACTGGAAAATCCTCAAAAGAGGAGAAATCATTAAGAAAAGTCAAAGACGGTAGTAAAGACATGAGCAAATCCTTCAGAGAAGGATTAAgtaaatcagaaaaagagaagcctGTAAAGGAGAAGTCTCCCAAAGAGGAGAAGCCCAGAAtacacaaggaagaaagaaagaagaagtcaAAGGACAAACAGTCAAAATCTGAAAAGAAGAATGATCTGAAGGAGGAGAAAGTTGctaaactagagaaagaaaaacccttcaaagaagagaaagaaaaatgcaaaaaagaaaaagtttacagGGACGAGTCTGGGTTTGATGAGTTTAATAACAAAGGCCAATTTGCTGAGAGCGAGGACACAAAGTTCAGCCTCTCAGACGATCAACAAGAGAGATGGTTTTCAGACTTGTCATCTGATTCTTCCTTCGATTTCAAAGGTGAAGATAGCTGGGATTCTCCAGTAACAGACTTCAGGGAGATTAAAAATGACACTGTGGCAAAACTGATCATAGAACCAGTGAAAGAGGAaattaaagacaagaaaaaggaaaacaagatgaaagagaagaaagaatacaaTGAAAAACGTAATGAAAAGGacactttcttaaaaaagaaagagagagactatGCGGACAAAAactctgagaagaaaaaggacCAAACTGAAAGACACAAAGTTGCTCCTAGTTATTTACCTGAAAAGGACAAGAAGAGGAAGGATTCTGCAGAAAGTgtcaaagagagaaaagaaaaagatacaggtGAAACCAACAAAGATAGAAAAGATTCCTCTGATAGCTCTAAAGATCGAAAAGATGTTAAAACGAAGCAGGAAGAGCCCTATCGAGATGAATTTAAAGACTATGGTTGTGAAACATTCTTCAAGGACAAGTCTGACCCTGAATTCAGTGGCAAAAGTCTGGAGAGTTGGGATAGGCACCATtctgggaaggagaaggagaagaaagacgctcctgataaggaaaaaaaagaaaaaggaaagccagaaaaatacaaggaaaaatccAAAGAAGGAGACAAGGAGAAAAACGAAAAAGTTGCTCCTGAGAAAAACCTGAAAGATAAAGAACTAGATAAaagtttcaaagagaaaaaagaatcgAAAGAGAAATATAAAGACCTGCataacaaagacaaagaaaggaagagttcTTTTGACcaggttaaagaaaagaaagagaaaaacttctCTGCAGATAGAGAAGACTTctctgagaaaaaggaagagaagaaaggcaaagagaagagctGGTACAGCATCGCAGACATCTTCACAGATGAAAGCGAAGATGAGAGGGATGATTACAGCTTAACAGGGTTCAAAGTCAGTGAAACGGTTGGGAGCGAAATGCATCGACTAGACAGTCTGCAGGAGAAGGACGATAGTGCAGCTGCTGAAAAGGAGCTCTACACCGACAAACACCGGAAGTACTCCTCGGATAGGCAACATTCaggggaaaagcagaaggagaaggattctaaggagaagaaaaaggacaaaggaaCATCAGAAGgcggaaaagagaaaaaggagaagaattcCTTTGAGAaacacaaagagaagaaagataaagATTCTACGGAGAAGTACAAAGACAGGAAAGACAGAACATCCATAGACTccactcaggaaaagaaaaacaagcaaaagctccctgagaaagctgaaaagaaacatgCCAATGACGATAAGGTGAAAAACAAGCATAAGGAAAAGATGGATAAAGAGCATTCCAAAGAGAAAAAGTCTTCAAAAGGAGGAGAGTCAGAGAAGAGCCTATTGGAAAaattggaggaggaagctctgaaTGACTACAGAGATGACTCCAATGATAAAATCAGTGAAATCTCTTCTGATAGCTTCACAGATAGAGGACAAGATCCAGGACTGACCAGCCTCTTTGAGTCTTCTAATCTCTCTCTTACTGACGCCTCTGAAGAAAAATTTAAGGATTCTCTCCCTTTGCCTTGCTTGCAGGACAAActcaaggagaaggagagacaCAGACATTCCTCATCTTCGTCGAAGAAAAGtcatgagaaagaaaaagcaaagaaggagaagacggagaaaaaagaaaaaacagaggaatttAAAGACTCCAGTAGCAGAAAGGATTCCACTCATTATGAAAAAGATTTCTCTGTGGATGGGGAGGCTTTTAGCACTTCGTACAACATGAAGGCAGAGCCTGATGAAGAACCAGAAAAAAGCATTGAttacttattttctgaaaagaaagataaaaatgattCTGAAAGAGAGCTGtcaaagaaggcagaaaaagaaaagacttatgGTTCCAGCACCATCAGCAcagttaaagagaaaaagaagcgagataaacacaaggaaaaatggaaggaagaaaaggaaaagcatagaGACAAACATGCAGATGGTTTCTTTAAGCATCACAAAGATGAGCCAAAGTCAACCCTTAAAGACAAGGACAGTCCTCAAGTTACCTCCTTTAAAGATAAATCAAAGGAGGAAAACCTCAAGTTTGGTGAAACCAAGCTGAAGGAGAAACTCAAGGAGAACCAGGAGAAAGATAAAACAGAGTCAATAAAAATAAGCAAcggaaatgaaaaaataacccTTTCCAAAGATGCTGGCAAGAAGGATACCAGGCCGAGGGAGAAACTTCTGGGAGATGGTGATCTGATGATGACCAGCTTCGAGAGGATGTTGAGCCAGAAGGACCTGGAAATCGAGGAACGCCACAAAAGGCACAAAGAGAGAATGAAGCAAATGGAGAAAATGCGACACAGATCTGGAGACCCCAAATTAAAGGACAAAATTAAAAGCTCTGAAGAGGTGCGCAAGAGGAGCCTGGATCTGGCAGCAAAGAAGCCGTTAACGCTGGATACTCAGCTCAAGGACAAGAAACTTAAAGAATTAGGTCCGCTGACTCCTATACTGTCGCCGGACAACAAGGCACAGCCTGCTGTTGGGACAGATTCTAAAGACTGGATAACTGGCCCTCAGCTGAAGGAAATCCTTCCTGCGTCTCCCCGGCCGGATCAGAGCAGGCCGACGGGCGTTCCAACCCCAGCATCTGTGGTATCTTGTCCAAGCTACGAAGAGGTGATGCAGACACCAAGGACTCCTTCGTGCAGCAACGAAGACTACACGGATCTGATGTTCGAATGTGCTGACTCACAGCACTCGCTGCCTATATCCACGATGTCCATGAACGCGTGTTCTCCATCCTTCTTTGACAGATATGCAAATGTTTCTAGTGGGCTCCCTGAGAATCCGAGTCAGACCCCAACACGTACCATAGCCTCTACGAACCTTTACCGTTCTATCTCTGTTGATATCAGAAGGGCACCTGAGGAAGAGTTCAGTGTTGGAGATAAATTTTTCAGGCAGCAAAGTGTCCCAGCAACATCAAATTATGACTCTCCAGTGCAGCATTTAATGGAGGAAAAAGTTccccttccctctgttcctgcagaGAAGTTCCAGTGTTTATCTCCTGGGTATTATTCCCCTGATTATGGGGTTTCATCACCTAAAGTGGAAGCTTTGCACTGTGC from Struthio camelus isolate bStrCam1 chromosome 10, bStrCam1.hap1, whole genome shotgun sequence includes the following:
- the ANKRD11 gene encoding ankyrin repeat domain-containing protein 11 isoform X2, with protein sequence MEAPRSKMEEKQGPERKRIKKEPATRKPGLLFGMGLSGIRAGYPLSERQQVALLMQMTAEESANSPVDTTPKHPSQSTVCQKGTPNSASKTKDKVNKRNERGETRLHRAAIRGDARRIKELIIEGADVNVKDFAGWTALHEACNRGYYDVAKQLLAAGAEVNTKGLDDDTPLHDAANNGHFKVVKLLLHYGGNPHQSNRKGETPLKVANSPTMVNLLLGKTTYPSSEESSTETSEEEDAPSFAPSSSVDGNNTDSEFEKGLKHKPKAQEPPKTITPVKDEYEFDEDDEQDRVPPVDDKHLLKKDYRKETKANSFISIPKMEVKTYTKNNTITPKKAAHRILSDSSDEEETSVAVGTAEKLRLSTHTILPSSKIREPASTKPQKEKSKVKKKRKKETKSKEVRFGKKNDKFCSSESESENVESEEDDRDSLQSSSCVKDSRLVLKESSLFNSLSASSTSSHGSLASQKHNPNLTEQHSKHWRTDNWKTISSPAWSDVSSLSDSTRTRLTSESDYSSEDSSLESLKPVRKKPEHKKKNNPHNTVPEKKNSFHTNVDGAIPKLDKEGKVVKKHKTKHKHKNKEKGQCPISQDIKIIKTFSFEFEDSKQKPEKGLIVETENPVENKLKVLKHEREHCKKEEKLPKGKVEEKEWLFKDETGKSSKEEKSLRKVKDGSKDMSKSFREGLSKSEKEKPVKEKSPKEEKPRIHKEERKKKSKDKQSKSEKKNDLKEEKVAKLEKEKPFKEEKEKCKKEKVYRDESGFDEFNNKGQFAESEDTKFSLSDDQQERWFSDLSSDSSFDFKGEDSWDSPVTDFREIKNDTVAKLIIEPVKEEIKDKKKENKMKEKKEYNEKRNEKDTFLKKKERDYADKNSEKKKDQTERHKVAPSYLPEKDKKRKDSAESVKERKEKDTGETNKDRKDSSDSSKDRKDVKTKQEEPYRDEFKDYGCETFFKDKSDPEFSGKSLESWDRHHSGKEKEKKDAPDKEKKEKGKPEKYKEKSKEGDKEKNEKVAPEKNLKDKELDKSFKEKKESKEKYKDLHNKDKERKSSFDQVKEKKEKNFSADREDFSEKKEEKKGKEKSWYSIADIFTDESEDERDDYSLTGFKVSETVGSEMHRLDSLQEKDDSAAAEKELYTDKHRKYSSDRQHSGEKQKEKDSKEKKKDKGTSEGGKEKKEKNSFEKHKEKKDKDSTEKYKDRKDRTSIDSTQEKKNKQKLPEKAEKKHANDDKVKNKHKEKMDKEHSKEKKSSKGGESEKSLLEKLEEEALNDYRDDSNDKISEISSDSFTDRGQDPGLTSLFESSNLSLTDASEEKFKDSLPLPCLQDKLKEKERHRHSSSSSKKSHEKEKAKKEKTEKKEKTEEFKDSSSRKDSTHYEKDFSVDGEAFSTSYNMKAEPDEEPEKSIDYLFSEKKDKNDSERELSKKAEKEKTYGSSTISTVKEKKKRDKHKEKWKEEKEKHRDKHADGFFKHHKDEPKSTLKDKDSPQVTSFKDKSKEENLKFGETKLKEKLKENQEKDKTESIKISNGNEKITLSKDAGKKDTRPREKLLGDGDLMMTSFERMLSQKDLEIEERHKRHKERMKQMEKMRHRSGDPKLKDKIKSSEEVRKRSLDLAAKKPLTLDTQLKDKKLKELGPLTPILSPDNKAQPAVGTDSKDWITGPQLKEILPASPRPDQSRPTGVPTPASVVSCPSYEEVMQTPRTPSCSNEDYTDLMFECADSQHSLPISTMSMNACSPSFFDRYANVSSGLPENPSQTPTRTIASTNLYRSISVDIRRAPEEEFSVGDKFFRQQSVPATSNYDSPVQHLMEEKVPLPSVPAEKFQCLSPGYYSPDYGVSSPKVEALHCAPGAVSGVAQSPESVFSGLQAKSSPSHRDELLAPSVESALPPDLGMPLDTTEEQQATASIMPPEPTFLPPIEENHFNSAVPEQNNMDWDNAPSRNPDTAIPPSLMGNPAEHSVGWSMGSELLMKSPQRFSESPKPPLCSLEPIHPTPVAFIPTDASYPVSPISYPLSVSEPGLDEVKEDAEEAVPGEIATADEQAPYMSPTRLDTFFTNCKPLPEEAPEIPPEPPCMPTETQAEVVKTPENNYLENNNTAPANTEEPVTWPDPFTNTEDDLDLGPFSLPELPLQPKDVPETEMTETEPVEESPVAASEANAGIIKASASVIASSEQEEPPASQPTTALPVETEPQAEEQKSEVTAQEATSEVLNVPEEKGIEESEAQIFQQTSSEPAQAESKEVEPTHEDLSSSSGVAESSSQSCPPPVTTAESSITQESAAARSGSQVSSSQADAPPGNAQAEVIEPVQKPVAEAPKPPKIEEIPQRITRNRAQMLANQNKQNAASSEKEFPPASAPSTRAKGRITEEDDSQAQHPRKRRFQRSNQQLQQQINTSTQQTREMIQQTLAAIVDAIKLDDIEPYHSDRSNPYFEYLQIRKKIEEKRKILCYITPQAPQCYAEYVTYTGSYLLDGKPLSKLHIPVIAPPPSLAEPLKELFKQQEAVRGKLRLQHSIEREKLIVSCEQEILRVHCRAARTIANQAVPFSACTMLLDSEVYNMPLENQGDENKSVRDRFNARQFISWLQDVDDKYDRMKTCLLMRQQHEAAALNAVQRMEWQLKVQELDPAGHKSLCVNEVPSFYVPMVDVNDDFVLLPA
- the ANKRD11 gene encoding ankyrin repeat domain-containing protein 11 isoform X1, whose protein sequence is MPKGGCSKTPQPEDFSLSNDMVEKQTGKKDKDKVSLTKTPKLDRSDGGKEVKEKATKRKLPFTVGTNGDQKDSDTEKQGPERKRIKKEPATRKPGLLFGMGLSGIRAGYPLSERQQVALLMQMTAEESANSPVDTTPKHPSQSTVCQKGTPNSASKTKDKVNKRNERGETRLHRAAIRGDARRIKELIIEGADVNVKDFAGWTALHEACNRGYYDVAKQLLAAGAEVNTKGLDDDTPLHDAANNGHFKVVKLLLHYGGNPHQSNRKGETPLKVANSPTMVNLLLGKTTYPSSEESSTETSEEEDAPSFAPSSSVDGNNTDSEFEKGLKHKPKAQEPPKTITPVKDEYEFDEDDEQDRVPPVDDKHLLKKDYRKETKANSFISIPKMEVKTYTKNNTITPKKAAHRILSDSSDEEETSVAVGTAEKLRLSTHTILPSSKIREPASTKPQKEKSKVKKKRKKETKSKEVRFGKKNDKFCSSESESENVESEEDDRDSLQSSSCVKDSRLVLKESSLFNSLSASSTSSHGSLASQKHNPNLTEQHSKHWRTDNWKTISSPAWSDVSSLSDSTRTRLTSESDYSSEDSSLESLKPVRKKPEHKKKNNPHNTVPEKKNSFHTNVDGAIPKLDKEGKVVKKHKTKHKHKNKEKGQCPISQDIKIIKTFSFEFEDSKQKPEKGLIVETENPVENKLKVLKHEREHCKKEEKLPKGKVEEKEWLFKDETGKSSKEEKSLRKVKDGSKDMSKSFREGLSKSEKEKPVKEKSPKEEKPRIHKEERKKKSKDKQSKSEKKNDLKEEKVAKLEKEKPFKEEKEKCKKEKVYRDESGFDEFNNKGQFAESEDTKFSLSDDQQERWFSDLSSDSSFDFKGEDSWDSPVTDFREIKNDTVAKLIIEPVKEEIKDKKKENKMKEKKEYNEKRNEKDTFLKKKERDYADKNSEKKKDQTERHKVAPSYLPEKDKKRKDSAESVKERKEKDTGETNKDRKDSSDSSKDRKDVKTKQEEPYRDEFKDYGCETFFKDKSDPEFSGKSLESWDRHHSGKEKEKKDAPDKEKKEKGKPEKYKEKSKEGDKEKNEKVAPEKNLKDKELDKSFKEKKESKEKYKDLHNKDKERKSSFDQVKEKKEKNFSADREDFSEKKEEKKGKEKSWYSIADIFTDESEDERDDYSLTGFKVSETVGSEMHRLDSLQEKDDSAAAEKELYTDKHRKYSSDRQHSGEKQKEKDSKEKKKDKGTSEGGKEKKEKNSFEKHKEKKDKDSTEKYKDRKDRTSIDSTQEKKNKQKLPEKAEKKHANDDKVKNKHKEKMDKEHSKEKKSSKGGESEKSLLEKLEEEALNDYRDDSNDKISEISSDSFTDRGQDPGLTSLFESSNLSLTDASEEKFKDSLPLPCLQDKLKEKERHRHSSSSSKKSHEKEKAKKEKTEKKEKTEEFKDSSSRKDSTHYEKDFSVDGEAFSTSYNMKAEPDEEPEKSIDYLFSEKKDKNDSERELSKKAEKEKTYGSSTISTVKEKKKRDKHKEKWKEEKEKHRDKHADGFFKHHKDEPKSTLKDKDSPQVTSFKDKSKEENLKFGETKLKEKLKENQEKDKTESIKISNGNEKITLSKDAGKKDTRPREKLLGDGDLMMTSFERMLSQKDLEIEERHKRHKERMKQMEKMRHRSGDPKLKDKIKSSEEVRKRSLDLAAKKPLTLDTQLKDKKLKELGPLTPILSPDNKAQPAVGTDSKDWITGPQLKEILPASPRPDQSRPTGVPTPASVVSCPSYEEVMQTPRTPSCSNEDYTDLMFECADSQHSLPISTMSMNACSPSFFDRYANVSSGLPENPSQTPTRTIASTNLYRSISVDIRRAPEEEFSVGDKFFRQQSVPATSNYDSPVQHLMEEKVPLPSVPAEKFQCLSPGYYSPDYGVSSPKVEALHCAPGAVSGVAQSPESVFSGLQAKSSPSHRDELLAPSVESALPPDLGMPLDTTEEQQATASIMPPEPTFLPPIEENHFNSAVPEQNNMDWDNAPSRNPDTAIPPSLMGNPAEHSVGWSMGSELLMKSPQRFSESPKPPLCSLEPIHPTPVAFIPTDASYPVSPISYPLSVSEPGLDEVKEDAEEAVPGEIATADEQAPYMSPTRLDTFFTNCKPLPEEAPEIPPEPPCMPTETQAEVVKTPENNYLENNNTAPANTEEPVTWPDPFTNTEDDLDLGPFSLPELPLQPKDVPETEMTETEPVEESPVAASEANAGIIKASASVIASSEQEEPPASQPTTALPVETEPQAEEQKSEVTAQEATSEVLNVPEEKGIEESEAQIFQQTSSEPAQAESKEVEPTHEDLSSSSGVAESSSQSCPPPVTTAESSITQESAAARSGSQVSSSQADAPPGNAQAEVIEPVQKPVAEAPKPPKIEEIPQRITRNRAQMLANQNKQNAASSEKEFPPASAPSTRAKGRITEEDDSQAQHPRKRRFQRSNQQLQQQINTSTQQTREMIQQTLAAIVDAIKLDDIEPYHSDRSNPYFEYLQIRKKIEEKRKILCYITPQAPQCYAEYVTYTGSYLLDGKPLSKLHIPVIAPPPSLAEPLKELFKQQEAVRGKLRLQHSIEREKLIVSCEQEILRVHCRAARTIANQAVPFSACTMLLDSEVYNMPLENQGDENKSVRDRFNARQFISWLQDVDDKYDRMKTCLLMRQQHEAAALNAVQRMEWQLKVQELDPAGHKSLCVNEVPSFYVPMVDVNDDFVLLPA